Proteins from one Mercurialis annua linkage group LG7, ddMerAnnu1.2, whole genome shotgun sequence genomic window:
- the LOC126655653 gene encoding mitochondrial outer membrane protein porin 2-like, translating to MSKAPELFSDIGKKARDLLTKDFHSAQKFSFFSYSDTGLGFTSYGICKYKNTLVSSIIDSESNVSTTLTFDEIFPSTKAIASAKFPDHYSGKLEVQYFHDHATFTTALALDKSPAIEFSSTVGTSAFAFGAEAGYDTTSGKLTKYAAGFTMTKADTTCSVILGDKADIMKVAWSKYLDQSKRSAFAVEVSRRFSTNESGYALGGSYAIDPLTTVKATINNYGKLGAVLQHEMIPKCLLSISGEFDTAGSDRPRIGCAIAIKR from the exons ATGAGCAAGGCACCGGAACTTTTCTCCGATATCGGCAAGAAAGCCAGAG ATCTATTGACAAAGGATTTTCACTCCGCTCAGAAATTCAGCTTCTTCAGTTACAGCGACACCGGTCTG GGTTTTACATCATATGGTATATGCAAGTACAAGAACACTCTAGTCAGTTCCATAATTGATTCAGAATCCAAC GTCTCGACAACCCTCACATTTGATGAGATCTTTCCATCCACTAAGGCTATTGCTTCGGCCAAATTTCCCGACCATTATTCCGGCAAG TTGGAGGTTCAATATTTTCATGACCATGCAACCTTCACCACAGCCCTTGCTTTGGACAAGTCTCCTGCAATCGAATTTTCCTCCACTGTTGGCACCTCAGCATTTGCTTTTGGTGCAGAAGCAGGATATGATACAACTTCTGGTAAACTTACAAAGTACGCTGCTGGCTTTACTATGACGAAGGCAGATACCACTTGCTCAGTAATTTT AGGTGACAAAGCAGACATTATGAAGGTAGCATGGTCGAAATACCTTGATCAGTCAAAGAGGAGTGCTTTTGCGGTGGAGGTTTCCAGAAGATTTTCGACAAATGAGAGCGGATATGCATTGGGAGGGTCGTATGCTATTGATCCGCTGACAACCGTGAAAGCAACAATCAACAACTATGGGAAACTCGGGGCAGTTCTGCAGCATGAAATGATTCCAAAGTGTTTGCTTTCAATCTCTGGTGAGTTTGACACTGCAGGCTCTGACCGTCCAAGAATTGGTTGTGCCATTGCTATTAAGCGCTGA
- the LOC126655652 gene encoding mitochondrial outer membrane protein porin 2-like gives MSKGPELFFNIGKTARDLLTKDFNTDQKFSISTFSDSGLALTSSALKRGGISIGDVAGVYKYKNTLFSFIVDSESNIASTVTFDEIFPSTRAIASFKLPDYNSGKLEVQYFHDHATFTTALALNKSPAIDFSSTFGTKAFAFGAEAGYDTTSGKLTKYTAGFTMTKADSTYSIILGDKADTIKAACAKYLDQSKRSAFVTEVSRKFSTNENGYAFGGSYALDPLTTVKAKINNNGKLGAVLQHEMIPKSLLTVSGEFDTVSSERPKIGFAFAIKP, from the exons ATGAGCAAGGGACCCGAACTTTTCTTCAATATCGGCAAGACCGCCAGAg ATCTATTGACTAAGGATTTTAACACCGATCAGAAATTTAGCATCTCCACTTTCAGCGACTCCGGTTTG GCTCTTACATCATCTGCTCTCAAAAGAGGAGGTATCTCAATTGGAGATGTCGCCGGAGTATACAAGTACAAGAACACTCTATTCAGTTTCATAGTTGATTCAGAATCCAAT ATTGCAAGCACCGTCACATTTGATGAGatctttccatccactagggctATTGCTTCATTCAAATTACCTGACTATAATTCCGGCAAG TTGGAGGTTCAGTATTTCCACGACCATGCAACCTTCACCACAGCCCTTGCTTTGAACAAGTCTCCTGCAATTGATTTTTCTTCTACCTTTGGCACAAAGGCATTTGCGTTTGGTGCAGAGGCAGGATATGATACTACTTCTGGTAAACTTACAAAGTACACTGCTGGCTTTACTATGACGAAGGCAGATTCGACTTACTCAATAATTTT GGGCGACAAGGCAGACACTATTAAGGCGGCATGTGCAAAATACCTTGATCAGTCTAAGAGGAGTGCTTTTGTAACTGAGGTTTCTAGAAAATTTTCCACAAATGAGAACGGTTATGCGTTTGGAGGGTCATACGCTTTAGATCCGCTGACAACGGTGAAagctaaaatcaacaacaatgGGAAACTCGGGGCAGTTCTGCAGCATGAGATGATTCCGAAGTCCTTGCTTACAGTCTCTGGTGAGTTCGACACTGTAAGCTCGGAACGTCCAAAAATCGGATTTGCTTTTGCTATTAAGCCCTGA